A region of Micromonospora sp. WMMD882 DNA encodes the following proteins:
- a CDS encoding multidrug effflux MFS transporter produces MDRGQRLRLVLVLGSLIAIGPLTIDMYLPALPAIMDDLRITSAQAQLTLTGTLAGLAIGQLLIGPLSDAFGRRRPLLAGVALHVLASVCCVVAPNIEVLGVLRVLQGLGTAAAAVVAMAVIRDLFSGSAFATLLSRLILVMGVAPILAPTLGSGVLGWTNWRGVFVVLAVFGVVLFVVAALGLPETLPPALRRSAELTATLRTYGALLRDRTFVGLILVAGLAMAALFAYVAGSSFVMQGQYGLNEQEFGLAFGAGAVGLIVATQLNVRLLRRYSPQRILVTALAGGTVAAAVLLLFAATGFGGLPALLAALWVVLAAAGLAMPNAPALALSRHGEAAGTASALLGAVQFGVGALAAPLVGVLGTGALAMALVVAGGMVCAVVVLLVVVRPARLAALDPVPVASAAH; encoded by the coding sequence ATGGACCGGGGGCAGCGGCTCCGCCTCGTCCTGGTGCTCGGCTCGCTCATCGCGATCGGGCCGTTGACGATCGACATGTACCTTCCCGCGCTGCCGGCCATCATGGACGACCTGCGGATCACCTCGGCCCAGGCGCAGCTCACCCTGACCGGCACGCTGGCCGGGCTGGCGATCGGTCAGTTGCTGATCGGCCCGCTCTCCGACGCCTTCGGCCGCCGCCGGCCGTTGCTGGCCGGCGTGGCGTTGCACGTGCTGGCCTCGGTGTGCTGTGTCGTCGCGCCGAACATCGAGGTGCTCGGCGTGCTGCGGGTCCTCCAGGGGCTCGGCACCGCCGCCGCGGCGGTCGTCGCCATGGCGGTGATCCGGGACCTGTTCAGCGGGTCGGCGTTCGCCACCCTGCTGTCCCGGCTGATCCTGGTGATGGGCGTCGCGCCGATCCTCGCGCCGACGCTGGGCAGCGGGGTGCTGGGCTGGACGAACTGGCGGGGGGTCTTCGTCGTGCTCGCGGTGTTCGGGGTCGTGCTGTTCGTCGTCGCGGCGCTGGGGCTGCCGGAGACCCTGCCGCCCGCGTTGCGCCGCAGCGCCGAGCTGACCGCCACCCTGCGCACGTACGGCGCGCTGCTGCGGGACCGCACCTTCGTCGGTCTGATCCTGGTCGCCGGCCTCGCCATGGCCGCGCTGTTCGCGTACGTGGCCGGCTCGTCGTTCGTCATGCAGGGGCAGTACGGGCTGAACGAGCAGGAGTTCGGGTTGGCGTTCGGGGCCGGGGCGGTCGGCCTGATCGTCGCCACCCAGTTGAACGTCCGGCTGCTGCGCCGGTACTCGCCGCAGCGGATCCTGGTCACCGCGCTGGCCGGCGGCACGGTCGCCGCGGCGGTGCTGCTGCTCTTCGCCGCCACCGGGTTCGGTGGGCTGCCCGCCCTGCTGGCTGCCCTGTGGGTCGTGCTGGCCGCGGCCGGGCTGGCGATGCCGAACGCGCCCGCGTTGGCGCTGTCCCGGCACGGTGAGGCGGCCGGCACCGCGTCCGCGCTGCTGGGCGCGGTGCAGTTCGGCGTGGGCGCGCTCGCCGCGCCGCTGGTCGGGGTGCTCGGCACCGGGGCGCTGGCGATGGCGCTGGTGGTGGCCGGTGGCATGGTCTGCGCGGTGGTGGTGCTGCTGGTGGTCGTCCGGCCGGCCCGGTTGGCCGCGCTGGACCCGGTCCCGGTGGCCAGCGCCGCGCACTGA
- a CDS encoding 5'-3' exonuclease — MASRPLLLIDAPSLYFRAYFGIPESAAKAPDGSPVNAVRGFLDMLATLVRTRRPDRMVCAFDHDWRPDWRVALLPSYKAHRVAPEGGEVVPDTLSPQVPVILDALAAIGVPAVGAAGYEADDVLGTLATTQPAPVEVVSGDRDLFQLVDDSRPVRLLYVGKGVAKLDDCDDAAVRARYGVPADRYADFAALRGDPSDGLPGVPGVGEKTAARLIERYGSLAGILTALDDDRSGFAPGLRTKLDAARDYLAVAPTVVRVARDVPLPALGTDLPTAPADPDALLALAEKWNLASPVRRLVDALADRA, encoded by the coding sequence GTGGCATCGCGACCTCTCCTGCTGATCGACGCCCCCAGCCTCTACTTCCGGGCCTACTTCGGCATCCCCGAGTCCGCCGCGAAGGCGCCCGACGGCAGCCCGGTCAACGCGGTGCGAGGTTTCCTCGACATGCTCGCCACACTGGTCCGCACCCGCCGGCCGGACCGGATGGTGTGCGCGTTCGACCACGACTGGCGGCCGGACTGGCGGGTCGCGCTGCTGCCGTCGTACAAGGCGCACCGGGTGGCCCCGGAGGGCGGCGAGGTGGTGCCGGACACGCTGAGCCCCCAGGTGCCGGTGATCCTGGACGCGCTGGCCGCGATCGGCGTCCCGGCGGTCGGCGCCGCCGGCTACGAGGCGGACGACGTGCTCGGCACCCTCGCCACCACCCAGCCCGCCCCGGTGGAGGTGGTCTCCGGCGACCGGGACCTGTTCCAGCTCGTCGACGACAGCCGTCCGGTACGGCTGCTCTACGTCGGCAAGGGCGTGGCGAAACTCGACGACTGCGACGACGCGGCGGTCCGCGCCCGGTACGGGGTGCCGGCCGACCGGTACGCGGACTTCGCGGCGCTGCGTGGCGACCCCAGCGACGGGCTGCCCGGCGTGCCCGGGGTCGGCGAGAAGACCGCCGCCCGGCTGATCGAGCGGTACGGCAGCCTCGCCGGCATCCTCACCGCGCTCGACGACGACAGGTCAGGGTTCGCTCCCGGCCTGCGGACGAAGCTCGACGCCGCCCGGGATTACCTGGCCGTCGCGCCGACCGTGGTGCGGGTGGCCCGGGACGTGCCGCTCCCCGCGCTCGGCACCGACCTGCCGACCGCCCCGGCCGACCCGGACGCCCTGCTGGCCCTGGCCGAGAAGTGGAACCTGGCCAGCCCGGTCCGCCGTCTCGTCGACGCCCTCGCCGACCGGGCCTGA
- a CDS encoding MHYT domain-containing protein, with product MADINHIEYGWITPALGYGLSVLGSFLGLVSAGRIRTAATTGQRLWWGALAAWAIGGTAIWTMHFMAMLGFAVEGAQIRYDVPLTIASAVIAVVAVGIGLVVVGTGRVSVPRILAGGLFTGAGVAAMHYTGMAAMKLRGDLGYDPTRVALSVVIALVAATAALWLAVTVRRTAALIGSALVMGVAVSGMHFTGMSALSVHLHPERSGVTGAEVSTLLVPIVLAVIFVVVGLVYALLAAPTEEDRAGVAYLDSRWTPAPVADDPASAPADPVGLRARSTLGQPGVPFPRRRDDVRR from the coding sequence GTGGCAGACATCAATCACATCGAGTACGGATGGATCACACCCGCGTTGGGGTACGGCCTCTCCGTGCTCGGCTCCTTCCTGGGGCTGGTGAGCGCCGGGCGCATCCGCACCGCCGCGACCACCGGTCAGCGCCTCTGGTGGGGAGCGCTGGCCGCCTGGGCGATCGGCGGCACCGCCATCTGGACCATGCACTTCATGGCGATGCTGGGGTTCGCCGTCGAGGGCGCCCAGATCCGCTACGACGTCCCGCTGACCATCGCCAGCGCGGTCATCGCCGTGGTCGCGGTCGGCATCGGCCTGGTCGTCGTCGGCACCGGGCGGGTCTCCGTGCCCCGGATCCTGGCCGGTGGCCTGTTCACCGGGGCCGGCGTCGCGGCGATGCACTACACCGGCATGGCCGCGATGAAGCTGCGCGGCGACCTGGGCTACGACCCGACCCGGGTCGCGCTGTCGGTGGTGATCGCGTTGGTGGCCGCCACCGCGGCGCTCTGGCTGGCGGTGACCGTACGCCGGACGGCGGCGTTGATCGGTTCGGCGCTGGTGATGGGCGTCGCCGTCAGCGGGATGCACTTCACCGGGATGAGCGCGCTCTCCGTGCACCTGCACCCGGAGCGGTCCGGGGTGACCGGCGCCGAGGTGAGCACCCTGCTGGTGCCGATCGTGCTCGCCGTGATCTTCGTGGTGGTCGGGCTGGTGTACGCGCTCCTCGCCGCGCCCACCGAGGAGGATCGGGCCGGCGTGGCGTACCTGGACTCCCGGTGGACGCCGGCGCCGGTCGCCGACGACCCGGCGTCCGCGCCGGCGGACCCGGTCGGCCTTCGGGCGCGTTCGACGCTCGGCCAGCCCGGCGTCCCGTTTCCCCGCCGCCGGGACGACGTCCGCCGCTGA
- a CDS encoding DEAD/DEAH box helicase gives MSSPAERYAAARHRAAQATLFPALDEFALDLGFDLDDFQREACQALERGSGVLVCAPTGAGKTVVGEFAVHLALRGRPGKPAAADGGETPTTRRKCFYTTPIKALSNQKYHDLVDRYGVEQVGLLTGDNAINGDAPVVVMTTEVLRNMLYAGSTTLAGLAYVVMDEVHYLADRFRGGVWEEVIIHLPDSVTLVSLSATVSNAEEFADWLVTVRGETAVVVSEHRPVPLWQHMLVGKRMFDLFHDADAARKHDVHPELLRYTRDTVRRLDLGEGRGAGPGAGRRGPRWRGPLRPDIVDRLDREGLLPAILFIFSRAGCAAAVQQCLAAGLRLTSPEERAEIRRVVESRVTAIPGEDLTVLGYWEWLDGLERGLAAHHAGMLPAFKEVVEELFVRGLVKAVFATETLALGINMPARCVVLERLVKFNGEAHVDLTPGEYTQLTGRAGRRGIDVEGHAVVVWSPETDPRHVAGLASTRTYPLRSSFRPSYNMAVNLVGSVGAEPARELLESSFAQFQADRSVVGLARQVQRNTETIDAYGAEAACHHGDFDEYFALRVAIGDRERAIARQGQTQRKAAAVTSLERLRVGDVIRVPSGRRAGLAVVLDPATGGFGEPRPLVLTQDRWAGRISPGDFTTPAEVLARIRVPKHFNHRSPAARRDLAAQVAGTGLDRHGGRRGGRSRQAAGEDHMLSQLRSELRRHPCHACPEREEHARWAERRRRLERDTDELRQRVAGRTGSLARTFDRIVALLTARGYLGADGAVTDAGRMLARIWTEADLLVAECLRRGVWDGLSPAELAAAVSVVVFEARRDLDERASVPRGGVSDAVDATLQLWSGIESDEAARGLAVTREPDLGFAWPIYRWARGEALAKVLASGQQLDGEMPAGDFVRWARQVVDLLGQLADSGGASAELRSTARQAIAAVNRGVLAYHATV, from the coding sequence ATGTCGAGCCCCGCCGAGCGGTACGCCGCGGCGCGCCACCGGGCCGCGCAGGCCACCCTCTTCCCGGCCCTGGACGAGTTCGCCCTCGACCTCGGGTTCGACCTCGACGACTTCCAGCGGGAGGCGTGTCAGGCCCTGGAGCGGGGCAGCGGGGTGCTGGTGTGCGCCCCGACCGGGGCCGGCAAGACTGTGGTCGGCGAGTTCGCCGTACACCTGGCGTTGCGGGGCCGGCCCGGGAAGCCGGCGGCGGCCGACGGCGGGGAGACGCCCACCACCCGGCGCAAGTGCTTCTACACCACGCCGATCAAGGCCCTGTCGAACCAGAAGTACCACGACCTGGTCGACCGGTACGGCGTCGAGCAGGTGGGCCTGCTCACCGGCGACAACGCGATCAACGGGGACGCGCCGGTGGTGGTGATGACCACCGAGGTCCTGCGGAACATGCTCTACGCCGGCTCGACCACCCTGGCCGGCCTGGCGTACGTGGTGATGGACGAGGTGCACTACCTCGCCGACCGGTTCCGGGGCGGGGTCTGGGAAGAGGTGATCATCCACCTGCCCGACTCGGTGACCCTGGTGTCGTTGTCGGCGACCGTCTCCAACGCCGAGGAGTTCGCCGACTGGCTGGTCACCGTACGCGGGGAGACCGCCGTGGTGGTCAGCGAGCACCGGCCGGTGCCGTTGTGGCAGCACATGCTGGTCGGCAAGCGGATGTTCGACCTGTTCCACGACGCGGACGCGGCCCGCAAGCACGACGTGCACCCGGAGCTGCTCCGCTACACGCGGGACACGGTGCGCCGGCTCGACCTCGGCGAGGGGCGCGGCGCCGGGCCGGGGGCCGGTCGGCGCGGCCCGCGCTGGCGGGGCCCGCTGCGCCCGGACATCGTCGACCGGCTCGACCGGGAGGGCCTGCTCCCGGCGATCCTGTTCATCTTCAGCCGGGCCGGTTGCGCCGCCGCCGTGCAGCAGTGCCTGGCCGCCGGGCTCCGGCTGACCTCCCCGGAGGAACGCGCCGAGATCCGCCGGGTGGTGGAGTCCCGGGTCACCGCCATCCCCGGCGAGGACCTGACCGTGCTCGGCTACTGGGAGTGGCTCGACGGTCTGGAACGCGGGTTGGCCGCCCACCACGCGGGCATGCTGCCGGCGTTCAAGGAGGTCGTCGAGGAGCTGTTCGTCCGGGGTCTGGTCAAGGCGGTCTTCGCCACCGAGACCCTGGCGCTGGGCATCAACATGCCGGCCCGCTGCGTCGTGCTGGAACGCCTGGTCAAGTTCAACGGCGAGGCTCACGTCGACCTGACCCCGGGGGAGTACACCCAGCTCACCGGCCGGGCCGGCCGCCGGGGCATCGACGTCGAGGGGCACGCGGTGGTGGTCTGGTCGCCGGAGACCGACCCCCGGCACGTGGCCGGGCTGGCGTCCACCCGGACGTACCCGCTGAGGTCCAGCTTCCGGCCGTCGTACAACATGGCGGTCAACCTGGTCGGCAGCGTCGGCGCGGAGCCGGCCCGGGAGCTGCTGGAGTCGTCGTTCGCGCAGTTCCAGGCGGACCGGTCGGTGGTCGGCCTGGCCCGGCAGGTGCAGCGCAACACCGAGACCATCGACGCGTACGGCGCGGAGGCGGCCTGCCACCACGGCGACTTCGACGAGTACTTCGCGTTGCGGGTGGCGATCGGCGACCGGGAACGGGCCATCGCCCGGCAGGGGCAGACCCAGCGCAAGGCGGCGGCGGTCACCTCGCTGGAGCGGCTGCGGGTCGGTGACGTGATCCGGGTGCCCTCCGGGCGGCGGGCCGGGTTGGCGGTGGTGCTCGACCCGGCCACCGGCGGCTTCGGCGAGCCCCGTCCGCTGGTGCTGACCCAGGACCGTTGGGCCGGGCGGATCAGCCCCGGCGACTTCACCACCCCGGCCGAGGTGCTGGCCCGGATCCGGGTGCCGAAGCACTTCAACCACCGGTCGCCGGCCGCCCGGCGGGATCTCGCCGCGCAGGTCGCCGGCACCGGGCTGGACCGGCACGGTGGGCGGCGCGGTGGGCGTTCCCGGCAGGCGGCCGGCGAGGACCACATGCTCAGCCAGCTCCGCTCGGAGCTGCGTCGGCACCCCTGCCACGCCTGCCCGGAGCGGGAGGAGCACGCCCGCTGGGCGGAGCGCCGCCGCCGGCTGGAACGCGACACCGACGAGTTGCGGCAGCGGGTGGCCGGCCGGACCGGATCGCTGGCCCGTACCTTCGACCGGATCGTGGCGTTGCTGACCGCGCGGGGTTACCTGGGCGCCGACGGCGCGGTCACCGACGCGGGGCGGATGCTGGCCCGGATCTGGACCGAGGCGGACCTGCTCGTCGCCGAGTGTCTGCGCCGGGGGGTGTGGGACGGGCTGTCCCCGGCCGAGCTGGCCGCCGCCGTGTCGGTGGTGGTCTTCGAGGCCCGCCGTGACCTCGACGAGCGCGCCTCGGTGCCGCGTGGCGGGGTCTCCGACGCGGTCGACGCGACGTTGCAGTTGTGGAGCGGCATCGAGTCGGACGAGGCGGCCCGCGGGCTGGCCGTCACCCGGGAGCCGGATCTCGGTTTCGCCTGGCCGATCTACCGGTGGGCGCGCGGCGAGGCCCTGGCGAAGGTGCTGGCCAGCGGGCAGCAGCTCGACGGGGAGATGCCGGCCGGTGACTTCGTCCGCTGGGCGCGGCAGGTGGTCGACCTGCTCGGGCAGCTCGCCGACTCCGGCGGCGCGTCGGCCGAGCTGCGGTCCACCGCCCGGCAGGCCATCGCCGCCGTCAACCGGGGCGTGCTCGCGTACCACGCCACCGTCTGA
- a CDS encoding HAD-IA family hydrolase translates to MPDHVHAPEPSAHHAADPAPQPRRRIEAVLFDFHGTLAQVEDARQWVSAAATSCGVTLERMRATVLADRLLTAGRAGGPLPHRVPPRLAEVWSDRDLYPHAHRAAYTGLAGTVDAGIDGLADALYERVLSPDGWVPYPDAGPTLAALRAAGVKTAVVSNVGFDLRPMFDAWELTGLVDTFVLSYEVGRRKPDPGIFLRACGLLGVDPEQTLMVGDTPADAGAVDAGCATLVLPASDAGRPHGLGAVLDLVTRG, encoded by the coding sequence GTGCCGGATCATGTCCATGCGCCCGAACCCAGCGCCCACCACGCCGCCGACCCCGCGCCGCAGCCGCGCCGCCGGATCGAGGCGGTGCTGTTCGACTTCCACGGCACCCTGGCGCAGGTGGAGGACGCCCGGCAGTGGGTGTCGGCCGCCGCCACGAGCTGCGGGGTGACCCTGGAGCGGATGCGGGCCACCGTCCTCGCCGACCGGCTGCTCACCGCCGGGCGGGCCGGCGGGCCGCTGCCGCACCGGGTGCCGCCCCGGCTGGCCGAAGTGTGGTCCGACCGGGACCTGTACCCACACGCGCACCGGGCCGCGTACACCGGGCTGGCCGGCACCGTGGACGCCGGTATCGACGGCCTCGCCGACGCCCTCTACGAGCGGGTCCTCAGCCCGGACGGCTGGGTGCCGTACCCGGACGCCGGGCCCACCCTGGCGGCGCTGCGGGCGGCCGGGGTGAAGACCGCGGTGGTCAGCAACGTCGGCTTCGACCTGCGACCGATGTTCGACGCGTGGGAGCTGACCGGGCTGGTCGACACGTTCGTCCTCTCCTACGAGGTGGGCCGGCGCAAGCCGGACCCGGGGATCTTCCTGCGCGCCTGCGGTCTGCTGGGCGTCGACCCGGAGCAGACGCTGATGGTCGGCGACACGCCCGCCGACGCGGGCGCGGTCGACGCGGGCTGCGCCACGCTGGTGCTGCCGGCCTCGGACGCCGGCCGGCCGCACGGCCTCGGCGCGGTGCTCGACCTGGTGACCCGCGGCTGA
- a CDS encoding diacylglycerol kinase — translation MLAVTADDHPAAVGPPDGPVAVLANPTAGRGRRRGALPRLLDRLGATGRPVRLLEASTAEEAEAACRAAVADGVAALLTVGGDGTVHRALQAVAGTAVAFGPVPAGTGNDFAADTGFPVDPDAAVEVIVAALRAGRTRPVDLARMTGADGTVRWYGAVLAAGFDAVVNERANRMRWPRGPRRYDLAIVAELARLRPRRYTLRLDGVPQDVDAVLVAVGNCASYGGGMRICPDADPTDGLLDVVVGGRFDRRTLMRVKPRIYQGSHVRHPLVRSYRARTVEVAAEGIVTYADGERALPLPVTVTAVPAAARLLR, via the coding sequence CTGCTGGCCGTGACCGCGGATGATCACCCGGCGGCCGTCGGGCCGCCCGACGGGCCGGTGGCCGTGCTGGCCAACCCGACCGCCGGGCGGGGACGACGCCGGGGGGCGCTGCCCCGCCTGCTGGACCGGCTGGGCGCTACCGGCCGGCCGGTCCGGCTGCTGGAGGCCAGCACCGCCGAGGAGGCCGAGGCGGCCTGCCGGGCGGCGGTAGCCGACGGCGTGGCGGCGCTGCTGACCGTCGGCGGGGACGGCACCGTGCACCGGGCGTTGCAGGCGGTGGCCGGCACGGCTGTAGCTTTCGGGCCGGTGCCCGCCGGCACCGGCAACGACTTCGCCGCCGACACCGGCTTCCCGGTCGACCCGGACGCCGCCGTCGAGGTGATCGTGGCGGCGCTGCGCGCGGGCCGGACCCGCCCGGTGGACCTGGCCCGGATGACCGGGGCCGACGGCACGGTCCGCTGGTACGGGGCGGTCCTCGCGGCCGGCTTCGACGCGGTCGTCAACGAACGGGCCAACCGGATGCGCTGGCCGCGTGGCCCCCGCCGGTACGACCTGGCGATCGTGGCGGAACTGGCCCGGCTGCGCCCGCGCCGCTACACCCTGCGCCTCGACGGCGTGCCGCAGGACGTCGACGCGGTGCTTGTCGCGGTGGGCAACTGCGCCAGCTACGGCGGCGGCATGCGGATCTGCCCGGACGCCGACCCGACCGACGGGTTGCTGGACGTGGTGGTCGGCGGACGGTTCGACAGGCGCACCCTGATGCGGGTCAAACCGCGCATCTACCAGGGCAGTCACGTGCGGCATCCGCTGGTGCGCAGCTACCGGGCCCGCACCGTGGAGGTGGCCGCCGAGGGCATCGTCACGTACGCCGACGGGGAACGGGCGCTGCCGCTGCCGGTGACCGTCACCGCCGTGCCGGCGGCGGCGCGACTGCTGCGCTGA
- the tatC gene encoding twin-arginine translocase subunit TatC, whose translation MAFGLRKRGPSKFQQAADGSMTLIEHVRELRDRLFRASIALVAGFVVGFVLAQPVFELLAEPYYQINPDEPFVQLGAADGFLLKLKLALWIGLIVASPVWLYQLWAFIAPGLHRHERRYAYFFVGIAAPLFMGGAALAYFVVDKGLSFLLESGVTGVETSLEVTRYISFVTNMILIFGVAFEFPLIVLMLNFVGLASARKLLSWWRVAVFAFFAFSAVVTPTPDPFGMTALALCLSALYFAAVGVAFLNDRRRGRGKEIYAGLDDDEVSPLADDRDPVTAGDRVEASAPIAAPEPVAAPAPIERRYDDMT comes from the coding sequence GTGGCCTTCGGTCTCCGTAAGCGTGGTCCGAGCAAGTTCCAGCAGGCCGCCGACGGCTCGATGACCCTGATCGAGCACGTCCGCGAGCTGCGGGACAGGCTGTTCCGCGCGTCGATCGCGCTCGTCGCCGGCTTCGTCGTCGGTTTCGTGCTCGCGCAGCCGGTCTTCGAGCTGCTCGCCGAACCGTATTACCAGATCAACCCGGATGAGCCGTTCGTCCAGCTCGGCGCCGCCGACGGCTTCCTGCTGAAGCTCAAGCTGGCGTTGTGGATCGGTCTGATCGTCGCCTCCCCGGTCTGGCTCTACCAGCTCTGGGCGTTCATCGCGCCGGGCCTGCACCGGCACGAACGCCGGTACGCGTACTTCTTCGTCGGGATCGCCGCGCCGCTGTTCATGGGCGGGGCGGCGCTGGCCTACTTCGTGGTCGACAAGGGCCTGTCGTTCCTGCTGGAGTCCGGCGTCACCGGCGTGGAAACGTCGCTGGAGGTCACCCGGTACATCTCCTTCGTCACCAACATGATCCTGATCTTCGGGGTGGCGTTCGAGTTCCCGCTGATCGTGCTGATGCTCAACTTCGTCGGCCTGGCCAGCGCGCGCAAGTTGCTGAGCTGGTGGCGGGTGGCGGTCTTCGCGTTCTTCGCCTTCTCGGCGGTGGTGACGCCCACGCCGGACCCGTTCGGGATGACCGCGCTGGCGCTCTGCCTCTCCGCGCTCTACTTCGCCGCCGTCGGGGTCGCGTTCCTCAACGACAGGCGTCGGGGTCGCGGCAAGGAGATCTACGCCGGGCTCGACGACGACGAGGTCTCGCCGCTGGCGGACGACCGGGATCCGGTGACCGCCGGCGACCGGGTCGAGGCGAGCGCGCCGATCGCCGCCCCGGAGCCGGTCGCGGCCCCGGCCCCGATCGAGCGCCGCTACGACGACATGACGTGA
- the tatA gene encoding Sec-independent protein translocase subunit TatA encodes MGALKPWHIAVLVVVLILLFGAKRLPDAARSLGRSLRIIKAETKSLQDDDRGDLAEKADAQAGYQPLPPNAAHPQQQAPYHPGQPQQAPYAGQPQQAPYQAAPQQPVAPPVIDPVQRVREN; translated from the coding sequence ATGGGTGCCCTCAAGCCGTGGCACATCGCCGTACTCGTGGTCGTGCTGATCCTGCTCTTCGGCGCGAAGCGGCTCCCGGACGCGGCCCGTTCGCTTGGCCGTTCGCTGCGGATCATCAAGGCGGAGACCAAGAGCCTCCAGGACGACGACCGTGGCGACCTGGCCGAGAAGGCCGACGCGCAGGCCGGCTACCAGCCGTTGCCGCCGAACGCCGCCCACCCGCAGCAGCAGGCGCCGTACCACCCGGGTCAGCCGCAGCAGGCGCCGTACGCCGGTCAGCCGCAGCAGGCGCCGTACCAGGCCGCGCCGCAGCAGCCGGTCGCGCCGCCGGTCATCGACCCGGTGCAGCGCGTCCGCGAGAACTGA
- a CDS encoding YafY family protein — MTRTATRPTGSRASADRLARLLNLVPYLLARPGIEIAEAAGDLGVSERQLREDLELLWVCGLPGYGPGDLIDMAFDGDRVTITYDAGIDRPLRLTPDEALALVVALRMLAETPGVANRDAVERALAKIESAGGDLVGAPVAVRLPGDTQRLEALRAKVEGGRALRVTYYTAARDETTERTIDPLRMLSVGGRAYVEAWCRRAEAVRMFRADRIDAVTELDEPATAPPQARSSDLTGGVFRPTPDLPLITLRIGRGERWITEYYPCERIEPGEGDRWLVSLRVTDLGWARRFVLGLGPDVTVLAPAELVEQVRAQAVAALDAYAAPLATSAGAPAGQ; from the coding sequence ATGACCCGTACCGCCACCCGGCCGACCGGGTCGCGTGCCTCGGCCGACCGGCTCGCCCGGCTGCTGAACCTGGTGCCGTACCTGCTGGCCCGGCCGGGCATCGAGATCGCCGAGGCGGCGGGGGACCTCGGCGTCAGCGAGCGGCAGTTGCGCGAGGACCTGGAGCTGCTCTGGGTGTGCGGGCTGCCCGGCTACGGCCCGGGTGACCTGATCGACATGGCCTTCGACGGTGACCGGGTGACCATCACCTACGACGCGGGCATCGACCGGCCGTTGCGGTTGACCCCGGACGAGGCGTTGGCGCTGGTGGTGGCGTTGCGGATGCTCGCCGAGACGCCCGGGGTGGCCAACCGGGACGCGGTCGAGCGGGCGCTCGCCAAGATCGAGAGCGCGGGCGGTGACCTGGTCGGCGCGCCGGTGGCGGTCCGGCTGCCCGGCGACACGCAGCGGCTGGAGGCGCTGCGGGCGAAGGTGGAGGGCGGCCGGGCGCTGCGGGTCACCTACTACACGGCGGCCCGGGACGAGACCACCGAACGCACCATCGACCCGCTGCGGATGCTGTCGGTCGGCGGCCGGGCGTACGTGGAGGCGTGGTGCCGCCGCGCCGAGGCGGTGCGGATGTTCCGGGCCGACCGGATCGACGCGGTCACCGAGCTGGACGAGCCGGCCACGGCGCCGCCGCAGGCCCGCTCGTCCGACCTGACCGGCGGGGTGTTCCGGCCCACGCCCGATCTGCCGCTGATCACGCTGCGGATCGGTCGGGGCGAACGGTGGATCACCGAGTACTACCCCTGTGAGCGGATCGAGCCGGGTGAGGGGGACCGCTGGCTGGTCTCGCTGCGGGTGACCGACCTGGGCTGGGCCCGCCGGTTCGTGCTCGGGCTCGGCCCGGACGTGACCGTGCTGGCCCCGGCCGAGCTGGTCGAGCAGGTGCGGGCGCAGGCGGTGGCCGCCCTGGACGCGTACGCGGCCCCGCTGGCCACGTCGGCGGGCGCGCCGGCCGGGCAGTAG